In the genome of Paenibacillus sp. GP183, the window ATATTATAAATTTTACCAGTTATAATACAAACATAACATACATTATTGTTTAAAAAGTATGGACCACTTCTTACTTTATGAAAACGGAGAGTGTTTACTATGGCAAAAGACGCTGCGCAAGTAGTCATGATTACCGGAGCCTCAAAAGGCCTGGGCAAAGCCTTGACTCAGGCATTCGCTAAGCAAGGAGCCACACTCGCAATCTGCGCTCGAGGTCTGGAAGATCTAAATCTAGTTAAAGAGGAAGCTCTGTCACTTGGTGCGGACAAAGTTCTTGCTATCTCCGCGGACATATCTAAAGCGAGGGATGTAGAGGGTTTTGTGGCGACGGCCGAAGACGCTTTTGGACGCATTGATGTTTTGATTAACAACGCTTCGATACTTGGGCTAAGCCCCATCCCCTATTTGCTGGATTACCCGGAGGAGGATTTTGCTGAGGTTCTGCGTGTGAATGCGGTTGGGACGTTCCTTGTTACACGCCGGGTTATCTCCGGAATGCTTCAGCGAGGCAGCGGATCCGTCATCAATTTGACTTCCGAAGCGGGAAACGTTGGGTACGCGGGCTGGGGAGCTTATGGGATATCCAAATTTGCCGTGGAGGGCATGACGCAAACTTGGGCCGCTGAGGTAAAAGGGACAGGAGTTCGAGTAAATATGGTTGATCCGGGAGAAATGGATACTGAGATGCATGCCCTAGCCGTTCCTGATTGCGATTACGAACTGGGTGATCCAAAGGATTCTGTAGATGTTTTCCTCTATTTGGCTTCAAGTGAAGCTAAGGAACTCAATGGACAGCGCTTCAACGCACAGGAATTCACACGTTAATAGGAGGTGTTTTTCATGGCAGTAGACGCAATGACCTTTGAATTGCCTGAGGAATTAAACGCCAGTATGCCTCCTGAAAGACGAGGCGTGCGAAGAGATTTTGTTCGCATGATGGTTCTGAACCGCTTAACCGGTGAGATCAATCATACTCATTTTCATAAAATTAATGCGTTTTTGAATCCTGGCGACGTCATCGTTCTCAATGCGAGCAGAACCATTCCCGCAGTATTGAAGGCGGAGTGGTGCCTTGCAGAAGCCGCTTGCAACCAAGTGGAGGTTCGACTGTCACATAAAAAAGGGCCAGCAACATGGGAAGCTCTACTCGTTGATGCAGATGTTTCGATTGGAGGTATTCTGCATTTCTCTCCGACCCTTCAAGCCACTGTTACCGAGAAGCAAACAGCACCGATATACACCTTGCATTTTTCAGCATGCGACAGTGAATTGTATGAACAAATTTATCAACTCGGCGAGCCTGTCAGGTATGAATATATTGGGCAGCCATGGAGCTTGGATTATTATCAGACGGTCTATGCCACAATGCCTGGATCCGTTGAAATGCCATCAGCTGGAAGAGCATTTAGTTGGGAGCTGCTGCTCAAGCTGCAAAATAGCGGCGTACAAATCGTCTACGTACAGCTTCACACCGGACTCAGCTATTTGTTAAAAAATGAATGGCAGCAAAGCCCTGAGCAAAATTTTGAGGAGTACATCGTTCCTGTAGATACGGTTCGTACTATTCTTGATGCCAAAGCCCGGGGTAACAAAATCTTAGCCGTAGGAACAACAGTAGTCCGTGCACTGGAAACTTCCGCGAATGAGTTTGGGGAGCTGCGCCCCGGAACCGGCTGGACCAACCTGTATATCCATGCGGACTACCCGCTTAGAGTCGTGGATGCTCTCATTACCGGCTTTCATGAGCCGGAAGCTTCACACCTTGACCTTCTCTCAGCTTTTATCGATCGTCACCTGCTATCCAATGCGTATAAGCAGGCGGTGGATCACCGCTATCTATGGCATGAATTCGGGGATATGAATTTAATCATCTGAAAAAAGGCCAGCTATTCCCAGTAGATACCAATTACATCAGTCCAGCCAGTCTTACCAATCCCACCGTTCCCATCATCCCGCGCCAATACAAGCCAGTCTATCATCTTCCCAACATGCACGCCAGTCCCGCTTCCTGCAACTTTTCACAAAAAAAACCTCCCGAAAATAAAATTCGGGAGGTTTATTTCGTATGGATAATTACTGATTAGCAATCAAAGTATAAAGCGTACTCGTGTGGGTGAATGCGGATCGCAACGGATTTGGTTTCACCGCGTTTGAATTCAACATAGTTATCGAGGAAGTCTTTAGTGAATACGCCGCCTTCCAACAAGAATTCGCTATCGGCTTCAAGCGCATCCAGTGCTTCGTCCAAAGATCCAGGAACGCTGCGGATTTCTGATTTTTCTTCATCGGACATTTCATAGATGTTCTTATCAAATGGACCATAACCCAAAGCGCGAGGGTCGATTTTCTTCTTGATTCCATCCAGACCAGCCATCAGCATAGCTGCGAAAGCAAGGTATGGGTTCGCTGTGGAATCCGGCGTACGGAACTCGATGCGGCAGCCTTTAGGTGTTACGGCAGCTACCGGGATACGAACCGCTGCGGAACGATTACCCTTGGAGAACACCAGGTTAACCGGCGCTTCATAACCAGGAACCAAACGTTTGAACGAGTTGGTGCTTGGGTTGGTAAGTGCGATCAATGCCGGAGCATGGTACAGGATACCGCCGATATAATGAATCGCCAAATCACTAAGATTGGCATAAGCGCCTGCTTCATAAAACAGCGGCTCGCCATTGTTGAAGATCGACATATGCACATGCATGCCGCTTCCGTTATCACCAAACAATGGTTTCGGCATAAATGTCGCTACTTTACCATATTGTCTGGCTGTGTTGGCAACAATGTATTTGTATTTCATCAGGTTATCTGCCGTTTTAGTCAATGTGTCAAAGCGGAAATTAATTTCAGCCTGTCCGGCTGTAGCCACTTCATGGTGATGACGCTCGATGCGCATGCCTGTCTCAGCCAACAAACGACACATTTCACTGCGGATGTCTTGCTGGGAATCAATAGGTTGAACCGGAACGTAACCAGCTTTCACTTGAATTTTGTTACCCAGGTTACCGCCTTCTTCTTTACGGCCTGTATTCCATACCGCTTCTTCGGAATCTACCTCGAAGTAGGATTTGTTTATGCCCGTTTCGAATCTCACATCATCAAAGATGAAGAACTCGGATTCAGGAGCGAAATAAGCTGCTGTACCCACACCGGCAGTTTGCAAATAGGCTTCCGCTCTTTGTGCTACGCTTCGCGGATCACGATCATAAGCTTCGCCTTCCGGTGTAAAGATGTTGCACATAATTATAAGTGTAGAATGAGCAGTGAAAGGATCTACATAAGCCGTGTCCGGATCCGGCATCATGACCATGTCAGATTGTTCAATACCGCGGAAACCCGGGATGGATGAACCGTCAAAAGCAACACCGTTCTTGAACGTTTCTTCTTCGACCTCGGAAGCAGGTAAGGAAATATGCTGGGCTTTACCAGAAAGTCCCACAAAACGGAAATCCACCCACTCGATGTTTTTTTCCTTAATCAGGTTTAATACATTTTGAACTGACATTGAAAATTTCCTCCTATTTCCGTACATTCTACTTAGTTTGCACGTTGATTGTTCTATTTTTTTCGTTTTCTTAGCACATATTATAAAGCTATTCACTTTGTAACGTCAATACTTATGTCAGGTATTTCTTTGTTAAGTGTAAGCTATGCTCACACAATTGACAGATTTGTTAGCTTCAACACAAAAAAGCGACTTGTTTTCTCATTTTCAGAAAAAACATGTCACTTTTTCCCATGTACGATTAATTGAAAACTGCTTCTTTTTTGGTGTTGAAGGTTTTGCCAAGAAGCGGAGATAATTTTTCCAAATCAACCAGCAATTTCGCGAATTGTTCAGGAAATAGGGATTGGACACCGTCTCCCGTCATGGAATTGTCCGGATCTGTATGCATCTCGATGATTAAACCGTCTGCGCCAGCGGCTACTGATGCCTTGGTCATGGGCTCAACGAGCTCTCTACGGCCTGTGCCGTGACTTGGATCGGAGATGACAGGCAGATGGCTTAACTGCTTCAACACAGGGATCGCTGACAGATCCAGTGTGTTGCGAGTGTAAGTTTCAAAGGTGCGTATGCCTCTTTCACAAAGCATCACATTTGAATTTCCACCAGCCAGGATGTACTCAGCCGCATTCAGGAACTCATCGTAAGTAGAGCTGAATCCACGCTTGAGCAAGACTGGAGTTTGAACCGTTCCGAGCTTGCGAAGCAGATCAAAATTTTGCATATTCCGTGTTCCTACCTGCAAGATATCCGCATATTCACAGCAAATATCCACATATTCAGGAGTCATAACCTCTGTGATGGTCAGCAACCCATGCTTCTTGCCGGCTTCAGCCATCATGATTAAACCTTCTACGCCTACACCTTGGAAGCTGTAAGGTCCGGTTCTTGGCTTAAACGCGCCTCCGCGAAGCACTTGGCCGCCTGCTGCTTTAACCAACCGAGCAATCTCATCGATTTGCTCAGGTGTTTCAACTGCGCAAGGTCCGCCCATGACTACAAGCTCGTCTCCGCCAATTTCAACATCCTTGATTTTGATAACCGTGTTGGCTGGGTGGAAATCACGACTGGCCAGCTTGTAGGACTTTGAAATCTTGACCACTTGTTCAACTCCTGACATTTGACGCAAATGCTCTGCCAAAACAGGATCCGCTTTACCGATAATTCCAATAACTGTACGGTCCTCACCTCTGGAAATATGCGCTTGCATACCATGTTTTTCAATGACATGAACTATTTCGGCAATGCGTTCCTCGGCAACCTTATTGGATGTTACTACGATCATTAGTTTCACGCTCCTAATTTTTTGGGACACAGGCTCTTGATCGCTTCAACGCTTGTGTGCTTTTATGCTTTTAATCGCTAAAGTAAATATACAACGCTTGACGAATTTTCGTCAAGCACTAATTTGATTCAGTAGTATCGTTTGAAACCAGCTGCGCTTTGCGTATTTTGCGTTTTTCTTTTCTGCGGTCAGCATGATATCGAAGGAGAAACATGATTGGAAAATACATTATTAAACCTAGAACAACACCAACCACCATACCGCCGACGATCAGATCCAGACTTCCGCGAATGATATTGGACAGCAGATGCGGCAAATGATGAATCAGATAACGCTTGGTGCCTTTAGGGATGAGAAACGCTCCAACACTTTTGTTGAGAAAGGCGAACGGGATATAGATCACCTTACCGAATACAAATCCGATAAGTGCACCCGCAAGATTAGCCCTAAACAAATAAATCAATGGAAAGATGAGCAGGAAAGCAAGCCCTCCTGTAGGCAATGTGAACATCTCGACCGCAAGTCCGATCGAGAAGCCCCTTGCTACCATGGAAGGCCCGCCTTTTGCCCGCAAGAGCAGCAAGTATTTGTATTTAAACCATCGCTTGGTTTTATTCCAATCGAAGCGAAGCTTGGACGGATTCCTCTTCGGTGCAGCCTGCACTATACCCAACATCCTGTCAAAAAGATTTATTCGAAGATTATCACATTTATTATTAAATGCTTGCTTTGGTTCTGACAGCGGGAATAAGCCTCTTCATATTGATAGTACGTTTTTGCTCCCAAGTGGTTTCATCTTTCGGATCATACGACTCCAGATAGGAAATCACTTCTTTAGTGATCGGTGTCGGTGTGGAAGCACCTGAGGTAACGCCTACTTTGCGGACTGATTCGAGCCATCTGCGATCCAATTCTGTCACATCGGCGATCCGGTATGATTTG includes:
- a CDS encoding SDR family oxidoreductase, which gives rise to MAKDAAQVVMITGASKGLGKALTQAFAKQGATLAICARGLEDLNLVKEEALSLGADKVLAISADISKARDVEGFVATAEDAFGRIDVLINNASILGLSPIPYLLDYPEEDFAEVLRVNAVGTFLVTRRVISGMLQRGSGSVINLTSEAGNVGYAGWGAYGISKFAVEGMTQTWAAEVKGTGVRVNMVDPGEMDTEMHALAVPDCDYELGDPKDSVDVFLYLASSEAKELNGQRFNAQEFTR
- a CDS encoding S-adenosylmethionine:tRNA ribosyltransferase-isomerase, whose product is MAVDAMTFELPEELNASMPPERRGVRRDFVRMMVLNRLTGEINHTHFHKINAFLNPGDVIVLNASRTIPAVLKAEWCLAEAACNQVEVRLSHKKGPATWEALLVDADVSIGGILHFSPTLQATVTEKQTAPIYTLHFSACDSELYEQIYQLGEPVRYEYIGQPWSLDYYQTVYATMPGSVEMPSAGRAFSWELLLKLQNSGVQIVYVQLHTGLSYLLKNEWQQSPEQNFEEYIVPVDTVRTILDAKARGNKILAVGTTVVRALETSANEFGELRPGTGWTNLYIHADYPLRVVDALITGFHEPEASHLDLLSAFIDRHLLSNAYKQAVDHRYLWHEFGDMNLII
- the glnA gene encoding type I glutamate--ammonia ligase — translated: MSVQNVLNLIKEKNIEWVDFRFVGLSGKAQHISLPASEVEEETFKNGVAFDGSSIPGFRGIEQSDMVMMPDPDTAYVDPFTAHSTLIIMCNIFTPEGEAYDRDPRSVAQRAEAYLQTAGVGTAAYFAPESEFFIFDDVRFETGINKSYFEVDSEEAVWNTGRKEEGGNLGNKIQVKAGYVPVQPIDSQQDIRSEMCRLLAETGMRIERHHHEVATAGQAEINFRFDTLTKTADNLMKYKYIVANTARQYGKVATFMPKPLFGDNGSGMHVHMSIFNNGEPLFYEAGAYANLSDLAIHYIGGILYHAPALIALTNPSTNSFKRLVPGYEAPVNLVFSKGNRSAAVRIPVAAVTPKGCRIEFRTPDSTANPYLAFAAMLMAGLDGIKKKIDPRALGYGPFDKNIYEMSDEEKSEIRSVPGSLDEALDALEADSEFLLEGGVFTKDFLDNYVEFKRGETKSVAIRIHPHEYALYFDC
- the aroF gene encoding 3-deoxy-7-phosphoheptulonate synthase codes for the protein MIVVTSNKVAEERIAEIVHVIEKHGMQAHISRGEDRTVIGIIGKADPVLAEHLRQMSGVEQVVKISKSYKLASRDFHPANTVIKIKDVEIGGDELVVMGGPCAVETPEQIDEIARLVKAAGGQVLRGGAFKPRTGPYSFQGVGVEGLIMMAEAGKKHGLLTITEVMTPEYVDICCEYADILQVGTRNMQNFDLLRKLGTVQTPVLLKRGFSSTYDEFLNAAEYILAGGNSNVMLCERGIRTFETYTRNTLDLSAIPVLKQLSHLPVISDPSHGTGRRELVEPMTKASVAAGADGLIIEMHTDPDNSMTGDGVQSLFPEQFAKLLVDLEKLSPLLGKTFNTKKEAVFN
- a CDS encoding DUF2062 domain-containing protein — encoded protein: MQAAPKRNPSKLRFDWNKTKRWFKYKYLLLLRAKGGPSMVARGFSIGLAVEMFTLPTGGLAFLLIFPLIYLFRANLAGALIGFVFGKVIYIPFAFLNKSVGAFLIPKGTKRYLIHHLPHLLSNIIRGSLDLIVGGMVVGVVLGLIMYFPIMFLLRYHADRRKEKRKIRKAQLVSNDTTESN